TGATGTGGGGTCTAAGTTGGTTATTGTGATGGTTGGGTTGCCTGCTAGAGGTAAATCATATATCACGAATAAGTTGACTAGATATTTAAATTGGCTTCAGCACGATTGCCGTGTGTTCAATGTTGGTAATActagaagaaaagataaagaaaataacgCCGGGCCTGAAACTAATCCTTTACCAGATACAAACACCCCGAATAACGAGACCAATACCCCTCCGTCGCATTCGACTAAGACGACTCCTGCCACTCATACTGCCGATTTTTTCAGCCCGGATAATAAGAGTACGAATATGCTCCGTGAAAAATGGGCAATGGATACTTTggatcaattattgaattatgtTATTGATGGCTCTGGTTCTGTAGGTATTTTCGATGCTACCAATTCTACAAAAAAGAGgagaatgaaaattttaaagaagATTAAGGAGAGATCAAAAGGTGAATTGAAAGTGTTATTCTTGGAAAGTATTTGCTCTGATCCAgcaattattgaatcaaatattagatTAAAATTGTCTGGTCCAGACTACCATTCAATGGATCCTGAGGTAGCATTAAAAGATTTCGTTGGTAGGTTGCACAATTATGAAAAGGCATACGAAACCATTGATGATGCAGAAGAATCAATTCCTGGTTTCCAATATGTTAAGATGATTGATGTTGGTAAGAAGGTTGTCAGTTATAACGTCCAAGGGTTTTTAGCGTCCCAGACTATTTACTTCCTATTGAACTTCAATTTATGCGAAAGACAGATCTGGATCACAAGACACGGGGAAAGTGTTGACAATCTTTCTGGAAGAATTGGTGGCGATTCTAACTTAACGAAGAGAGGAGAAAGTTTTGCTAGAACATTGCTGAGGTTCATGAATTTCCAGAGACAAGAATTCCGCAAGCAGCAATTAGAAAGATTTTCCACGAGGTTGGAATTGAGGTATAACTCGATCTTCGACAAAGAGAACAACCAAGAAACCAGGGTTGATAGCATACCATCGGAACCAAACTTTTGTGTGTGGACTTCAATGTTATATCGTGCCGTGGAAACAGGTCAATTTTTTGACGAACaattattttctattaaAGAAATGAGAATGTTGAACGAGTTAGGTGGTGGTAAATTTGAAGGCATGACTTATAATGAAATCCAGAATAGATACCCTAAGGAATTCCAATCAAGATTgcataataaattgagtTATAGATATCCTGGGGTTGGTGGTGAATCTTATTTAGATGTTTTAACCAGATTAAGACCACTCATAACAGAAATCGAAAGAACAACGGatcatttattgattatttctCACCGCGTTGTGTTGAGGATTTTGTTAGCATACTTTCTCAATCTAGACAAGTCATCAATCGGCGAACTAGATGTTCCGCTTCATACGTTATATTGCTTGGAGCTGAAGCCTTACGGAACTGACTACCGTATGTACGAATACGATGAAGGCTTAGATTGGTTTGTCAAAGTTGAACCAGAGCACCAAAAGAACCTAAAGGAAGTAGGGGTAGCCTTCAAAGAGAGAAAGTACTCGGTGGTTCCTACTGCCCCACCATCCAGTTCTTCCAAGAAGCTGAAGGATAGAACTTTTAGTAACAATGCTCGCAACTCCAACTCTGATGCGTTTGGCTTAAGAAGAAGCTCCAGTTTCGGTTCCAGACCGGTTGGAAACCTCACCTATTCTTCGTATCACAATAATGATCAGGCTGCAACAGGAGATCAAAACAGTACCACAAGCAATGATCATGTGCGAAATAGGATAAGTTCTAAAAAATTAGaggatttgaataaattaagaaaACCTTAGTACTTATCCGCTTACCCAAACCTCacatcttcaattcttaTGTATATTTACCGTATAGTTCTCGGATCTTGTGTAAAAAGTCTTTAATTTGCATATTGTATTGAAAGGTATATACATCCTgcataatatattatatccCAGCAttcttttttcttcttgtattACAATGGGAATCGTAAACATTTGATAAAGGAAGCATAGTAGATATATCAGGCAATCAAACGTCACTGAAGTATTGGAAGCAGTATATTAGGTTTAggattatatatatatatataatatactgCAAGTGAAGGATATACTTTCctataatatattaataaaatgaCATCTGCCGTGCCGCAGAAGGACCAGTCtaagaatataaagaaCTTGACTATAGACACTAATGACAAGGAACCAGAACGAGGAAATATACTGGAAAATGTGGATGAAACAAAGGAAAAGACTGTGATAGCGAAGgagaattcaagaaataataatgagAATACATCACTTCAACCTACACCTACACCTAGTTCCGGCAGTGATAATGCTAACACGCTGGGAGGATTTAAAGttccaaagaaaaaaaatggTACTGAAGGGAAGCAAGGAGGGAGTGGTAATGAAGCATATACAGCGTCACGAATAGTGTCtactgataataataattcagtGGGTGGCACGCCAAAGCTCAATAAGAatataataacaaatttgaataagtCATTAAAAGCCAAGCagaaaatcattaattcaAAGGAACCACATCCAAAAAACTCGACCATAATATcagaaatcattaataattcacCGAAAGCATCATCGTTCCCAAATAACGAAAGCGAGAGCGAAAATAACTCTCACACCGTACTGGGTAATGGAATTTCGAACCCGTCCAATAAtctaaataattcatccaaTATTAATGTCAACGAACAACCTAGCAAGATGAATACCAATAAGGATAAGAGTAAACGGATAGCGAAGCAAAATTCGACGAGAACAGATTTTTTTGCCGCTAAGTTGGCTAGTGCAGTAGACGACGTAGATACTTCAGATAGTGATGAAACGTTTGTTTACGagaataattctaatgaCTATGATAATAACGTATCCCAAAACCCTAATAATCGGATGCCTCTTCCAAATGAAACTGCATCCATCAACGGAAGTATTGTTAATGCTGGAGGTATTGCTACTACTTTGAACAGCCCTCCAATAATGGAAGAAAATTCGGATGGAGGTAATACGCAAGCAGAATCTATACATTCAGCACATTCTTCCAAAATACCCACCATTAgatcaacaaataattccATAGCACCGGCGGATATTAATGCTCAGTCTGATATTCTCAAGTCTAGGCCTCTGCAGCAAAGGACGGGATCGAATTATTCTATCCCACATTTACCCCCAGTGatacaaaataatgaagatagATTACATCATTCAGATACAACCACAGGCAAACATAATACCATAGCATCCAACCATTCCCCTGCAAGTCCGTATGTATTGCCAAGCAAATCTCCCTCAAATCAAGGTCTTGCTGGGGCTGAAAGACCTTGTAATTACCATAGAAGCAATAGTCAACAAGCCAATACTGCGGCAGCAAGTATCAACGATGGTTATAACGAAGATGGCTATTCATAtgatgaagttgatgatACAGATATAATTGATGACGACTATGcagatgatgaatattattCGTCCCAAAGAGTCAACGATGCTTCACAAAATAATACTTTGACTGGGTTCAATCATAATATAAATGCAAACGAAAATGGCAAGGAAGATGCTGGAAATAACAGCAAACCTAATGTGAATTCGTCACTTACCAGCAAAGTTACATCaaaaaagaatttcaaatcGTCTACTTCGTCCTCTAAGTTAAGATCAACAACTTCCAAGCTCTTTGATAAAAAAGGATCACAGCCAAGACGTTATAGCATAATACctgatgatattgatattgaagattttgatgatgaattaatttattacgACAACAACATTCGATTTCCGTATAACAACTCCAATCAATCAAACCTTACGAACAATGTAaattttaatgattcaGTGCCATCAATCAATCATAATCATAGAATTCCACACTATAGatctttgaatttaaacTTTCTGGgtaaaagaaataataatcttAAAAATAAGAGGTATTTATCAGCGGGACAACCCATTGAACCAAACAATAACAACGATACCGATACTCCCCCGAATACTTCTCATACTAAACACTTGAATAGTGACATCTTTCCATTTCCTTATCCTGAACCCCATCAAAAGTATTATTGTGATATagatgaatatgatgaagaGTCACCTTTGAACGGTGGATTTcatgatgaagaagcaCAATTTCGTTCACCAAACTCAAGAAATGTTTCAGGTCGTTCAAAACATCCATACTTATCTGCAAGTAATGGCCACTTTTTATTACCTAGAAAAAAGTCTAACCAAACACTTAAAAGCCAAAgagtaaattatattaaaaagTTTATTTATACGCTAATAAGTATCAGCTGTATATTATCGGTAGGATTTATAATGGGATTTTTACTCGCAACTACGAAAGAGTTAACCAACGTATCTATCAACAGTTTTGAAAATCCTATCGTTTCCCAGGATGAATtacttttcaatataatagtGGAAGCTTTTAATCCTGGATGGTTCACTGTATctattgatgaagttgaattAGATATTTTCGCAAAAAGTGGCTATTTATCAGAGAGTATGGATTCTACAGATATTGGTTTGGAGGGGTTAGAGAAAACAAATACTGTCGAGACTGTATTATTGGGAACGGTTACTAACCTTGAATCTCCTATGACTTTCGCAGGTGGTTTCTTTACGAGAGAATTTACAAGTCAAAATGGTGagattaaattattgagaCCTGGTAGAAATTTGACTAGTTTGGAGTTTGACAAAAACAGGAATGAATCTGAGCCTGATAATTCTGACAAATGGGAAATAATTGCGAAGAATCCATTCGACTTGATTGTCAGGGgaattttaaaatataactTACCAATGAGTAAAGTAACTAAATCTGTCGTGGTCAGTAAAGTAGGCTATATTGATCCAAATCAAGATAGTCTCTAATACAGAAGAAGCTCTTCATCTTATAGTATTTAATTATTGAACTAAATTACTGTATTATTATGAATCTACTAAGAATATACACTCTTAACTTCTCAATATCTTATTATACAAATCATCACTTCTATTATGAATTCTTGGCTCTAATCTGACTTTAAACAATTTCGGCTCAAATGAAATGGCATTTGGATTTGAATTGTTTTTAAAAGGGTCCAATTCCATTAAAAACTTATTTGATGTCGGTCTTCGAATTTGGAACGTTAAAATCATTCGACAAGTCAAGGTATATAGCTCCTTAAATGCCAAATGATTTCCAGAGCACATACGAGAACCAGCTCCAAAGGAAAAATGGctaatttcatatttggaTAACACTAAACCCGTTATCAGATCTAACCACCTTTCAGGTATGAAACGCATTGGGTCTTTGTAAATATTGGGATCATGATTTGCTGCATAAGaattcataaataatatGGAATTCTTGGGTATAATGGCATCCTTATATGTAATATCCTTAGTTGTAATACGCGGCAATCCTAGAGGTAAGACGGTAAAATATCTAAGAGTTTCTTTAATTAGTGCAATGACATAAGAACAATCCATTACAATTGCAGCATTATCCCATGCTGTACATATgttatttttatttctagACATCATTTCTTCAAACGCTTTACGTTGGTAAATGTATCCAGTAGTAGGCTGCGATAATTGGCCCATTAAATGattaaaattcaaagaGGTATTATCCAATCCAGCACTAACCATCGTTAAGCAAATACTCTGAAGCTCAGCGGATGTCAATTTCAGCGTCAATTCCATGTTCTTTATAGCGACACCAACAAGACTATTTGATGAATCTACATCGCCTTCCAAGATTTTTTCTTGCAACTGTTGAAATAGCTTATTCATATAAGCGTCTCTCCTATTCCTGTAATGTTGAGCTTGCATGCTTTTTCCAAATGGTAAGTATCTTAGTATTGGAATATAGTCTTGTAAGTTAGAAACAGGAGCTCTAAACTTCATGATATTGCTTTCCACTTCGATAATTTCCTTTGCAAGATCTGCTTCTGAATCATATACATCCAAATGCAAGCCATAGGTTAAGAATATAGCACTTcttaaagaatataattgagCATAACACAACAAGTCAATATCTGATATAATTGTTCTGGTATACCTATAATTATTGCAGGAAGGAGGGccaaataattctctaTTATTTTGTATGATATTCTTAATAGTAAATTTTGTTTCGTTATCAATTACACTTGATAGGTTATTAACacttttttgatttagaCTTTGAGATATaactttcttcttccttttaTACGAAGGACCAGAAGGTGTTGAACCAACTGTAAACCCTTGAGTTGCAGAAACAATCCCGTGGAAGATATATTGTACTGGtctagaattattagaacaAGAATGCTTGGTCCATAAAATGTTAAcatcttcaaatgaattaacGACAATTATTCTCTTAAACCCTAAcctaatttgaaatatactGGCATTATA
The nucleotide sequence above comes from Debaryomyces hansenii CBS767 chromosome A complete sequence. Encoded proteins:
- a CDS encoding DEHA2D03168p (similar to CA3952|IPF6716 Candida albicans); the encoded protein is MVFATMGSAIFDFIRLLITFWNYKILNLLNIIFAIFLLSIFMDLVLGIGVPLKIKGIFAIPGYPIVGNLFQVLNNPALVYIQWANKYNASIFQIRLGFKRIIVVNSFEDVNILWTKHSCSNNSRPVQYIFHGIVSATQGFTVGSTPSGPSYKRKKKVISQSLNQKSVNNLSSVIDNETKFTIKNIIQNNRELFGPPSCNNYRYTRTIISDIDLLCYAQLYSLRSAIFLTYGLHLDVYDSEADLAKEIIEVESNIMKFRAPVSNLQDYIPILRYLPFGKSMQAQHYRNRRDAYMNKLFQQLQEKILEGDVDSSNSLVGVAIKNMELTSKLTSAELQSICLTMVSAGLDNTSLNFNHLMGQLSQPTTGYIYQRKAFEEMMSRNKNNICTAWDNAAIVMDCSYVIALIKETLRYFTVLPLGLPRITTKDITYKDAIIPKNSILFMNSYAANHDPNIYKDPMRFIPERWLDSITGLVLSKYEISHFSFGAGSRMCSGNHLAFKELYTLTCRMILTFQIRRPTSNKFLMELDPFKNNSNPNAISFEPKLFKVRLEPRIHNRSDDLYNKILRS
- a CDS encoding DEHA2D03146p (some similarities with uniprot|P53950 Saccharomyces cerevisiae YNL054w VAC7 vacuolar protein), encoding MTSAVPQKDQSKNIKNLTIDTNDKEPERGNISENVDETKEKTVIAKENSRNNNENTSLQPTPTPSSGSDNANTSGGFKVPKKKNGTEGKQGGSGNEAYTASRIVSTDNNNSVGGTPKLNKNIITNLNKSLKAKQKIINSKEPHPKNSTIISEIINNSPKASSFPNNESESENNSHTVSGNGISNPSNNLNNSSNINVNEQPSKMNTNKDKSKRIAKQNSTRTDFFAAKLASAVDDVDTSDSDETFVYENNSNDYDNNVSQNPNNRMPLPNETASINGSIVNAGGIATTLNSPPIMEENSDGGNTQAESIHSAHSSKIPTIRSTNNSIAPADINAQSDILKSRPSQQRTGSNYSIPHLPPVIQNNEDRLHHSDTTTGKHNTIASNHSPASPYVLPSKSPSNQGLAGAERPCNYHRSNSQQANTAAASINDGYNEDGYSYDEVDDTDIIDDDYADDEYYSSQRVNDASQNNTLTGFNHNINANENGKEDAGNNSKPNVNSSLTSKVTSKKNFKSSTSSSKLRSTTSKLFDKKGSQPRRYSIIPDDIDIEDFDDELIYYDNNIRFPYNNSNQSNLTNNVNFNDSVPSINHNHRIPHYRSLNLNFSGKRNNNLKNKRYLSAGQPIEPNNNNDTDTPPNTSHTKHLNSDIFPFPYPEPHQKYYCDIDEYDEESPLNGGFHDEEAQFRSPNSRNVSGRSKHPYLSASNGHFLLPRKKSNQTLKSQRVNYIKKFIYTLISISCILSVGFIMGFLLATTKELTNVSINSFENPIVSQDELLFNIIVEAFNPGWFTVSIDEVELDIFAKSGYLSESMDSTDIGLEGLEKTNTVETVLLGTVTNLESPMTFAGGFFTREFTSQNGEIKLLRPGRNLTSLEFDKNRNESEPDNSDKWEIIAKNPFDLIVRGILKYNLPMSKVTKSVVVSKVGYIDPNQDSL
- a CDS encoding DEHA2D03124p (weakly similar to uniprot|P40433 Saccharomyces cerevisiae YIL107C PFK26 6-phosphofructo-2-kinase) translates to MSSGSNMSANGSKSLAIPKEQERGRPKSNSISNALLHHHRERGNEKKVSFSTFENNSSQIFTSTSNSSSDDDYHYYGSSESYPNDSHEGISTAPKGKGHQQDSYRKESSHSPPQHHNFSPVRKNSLKKLSSYPGERMGVSQSLDSQLLEGRNAGSSPLPEFNKRPLTDTPIVSGVASPVTRDQSSDYDETDDDEAKHDSPMLKTKNISHLNLTDLDDTSLRRGLKAPNPHENNKSESISPMTVNQPKKDGDATQADGHKQEDFQTLRINKEEKEDLLQDVPLDMKRQFEKTPSLEHLKNLLLTKPPPPARKTYTLNIPGQTSSKTSPDGHIASVDVGSKLVIVMVGLPARGKSYITNKLTRYLNWLQHDCRVFNVGNTRRKDKENNAGPETNPLPDTNTPNNETNTPPSHSTKTTPATHTADFFSPDNKSTNMLREKWAMDTLDQLLNYVIDGSGSVGIFDATNSTKKRRMKILKKIKERSKGELKVLFLESICSDPAIIESNIRLKLSGPDYHSMDPEVALKDFVGRLHNYEKAYETIDDAEESIPGFQYVKMIDVGKKVVSYNVQGFLASQTIYFLLNFNLCERQIWITRHGESVDNLSGRIGGDSNLTKRGESFARTLSRFMNFQRQEFRKQQLERFSTRLELRYNSIFDKENNQETRVDSIPSEPNFCVWTSMLYRAVETGQFFDEQLFSIKEMRMLNELGGGKFEGMTYNEIQNRYPKEFQSRLHNKLSYRYPGVGGESYLDVLTRLRPLITEIERTTDHLLIISHRVVLRILLAYFLNLDKSSIGELDVPLHTLYCLESKPYGTDYRMYEYDEGLDWFVKVEPEHQKNLKEVGVAFKERKYSVVPTAPPSSSSKKSKDRTFSNNARNSNSDAFGLRRSSSFGSRPVGNLTYSSYHNNDQAATGDQNSTTSNDHVRNRISSKKLEDLNKLRKP